The following proteins come from a genomic window of Phnomibacter ginsenosidimutans:
- a CDS encoding transporter associated domain-containing protein, translated as MQPSPHSVYPLCDGGIDDIVGILQLKDIVLAERNTSLANFKREAVFVPDNNTAYQLMEKFKKTKVHSAFIVDEYGTLQGMITLNDILEAIVGDIPEQGDDDYEMIRREDGSYLVDARLPFYDFLSRFDKEDWMDDDQEFDTVGGFIIHHLERIPATGDLFEWRGFKFEIIDKDGARIDKILVVITDPSLLPDADREDESGDA; from the coding sequence ATGCAGCCGTCACCCCACTCGGTGTATCCGTTGTGCGATGGCGGTATCGATGATATTGTGGGCATTTTACAATTGAAAGATATTGTGCTGGCCGAACGCAATACCAGCCTGGCCAACTTCAAACGGGAAGCGGTGTTTGTACCGGACAATAACACGGCTTACCAGCTGATGGAGAAGTTCAAAAAAACAAAAGTGCACTCTGCTTTTATTGTAGATGAATACGGTACACTGCAGGGCATGATTACCCTCAACGATATATTGGAAGCCATTGTAGGCGATATACCAGAGCAGGGCGATGATGACTATGAAATGATCCGCCGCGAAGACGGTAGTTATTTGGTAGATGCCCGCCTGCCTTTCTACGATTTCCTGAGCCGCTTTGACAAAGAAGACTGGATGGACGACGACCAGGAATTTGATACTGTCGGCGGTTTCATCATTCACCACCTCGAACGCATTCCTGCCACCGGCGACCTGTTTGAATGGCGGGGTTTCAAATTTGAAATCATCGATAAAGACGGAGCAAGAATCGATAAAATTTTGGTGGTCATCACCGACCCTTCTTTGCTACCCGATGCTGACCGGGAAGATGAATCGGGCGATGCCTGA
- a CDS encoding DUF6702 family protein, which yields MLMIKSLLTVLLAAFWHPFFVSVIEVNHNKAEQSLETSVRIFTDDFENTLKLRFPGKKIDLYQPNAATDSLINTYLKEKMQFRVDGKLCKWNYIGSERVEESTWCYFEITQVPALKQLQISNRLLYEYKKEQINMHHVTVNGQQHSYKLDNPSSEVVFKF from the coding sequence ATGTTGATGATCAAATCTTTGTTGACCGTGTTGCTGGCGGCCTTTTGGCACCCGTTTTTTGTGAGTGTGATAGAAGTAAATCACAACAAGGCTGAGCAATCGCTGGAAACCAGCGTCCGCATTTTTACAGATGATTTTGAAAACACGTTGAAGCTGCGCTTTCCCGGAAAGAAAATTGATTTGTACCAGCCCAACGCCGCCACCGACAGCCTCATCAATACTTACCTCAAAGAGAAAATGCAGTTTCGGGTAGATGGCAAGCTCTGCAAATGGAACTACATCGGTTCGGAAAGGGTAGAAGAGAGCACCTGGTGTTATTTCGAAATAACGCAAGTGCCGGCTTTGAAACAATTGCAGATTTCAAACCGCCTTTTGTACGAGTACAAAAAGGAGCAAATCAATATGCACCACGTAACCGTAAACGGTCAGCAGCACAGCTACAAGCTCGACAATCCATCCAGCGAAGTAGTGTTTAAATTTTAA
- a CDS encoding hemolysin family protein: MEEIFILLGLIIVNGLFSMSEIALVSARKTRLEHLANEGNSNAAVALKLIEKPEIFLSTVQVGITLISIVTGLYSGEKFSKDLEPYIANISLLQPYAASVSTSLVVILVTFLSILVGELIPKKLAMLRSEKIALMAAPPMWFLSKITMPIIWLLNAMSGFFFRLFKIKDTKLSVVTEEEIKALVSESAESGEIDETEQQIIERVFHLGDRSITSLMTHRSDIVWLPLHGTIEDLLKKCSRHPTRCIRCAMAVSMILWAFYN, from the coding sequence ATGGAGGAAATCTTTATACTACTGGGCCTGATAATTGTGAACGGACTTTTTTCGATGAGTGAAATTGCACTCGTATCGGCCCGCAAAACCCGTTTGGAACACCTGGCCAACGAAGGCAACAGCAATGCCGCCGTAGCGCTGAAACTGATTGAAAAGCCTGAGATTTTTTTGAGTACTGTACAGGTTGGCATTACCCTCATCAGCATTGTAACGGGTTTGTATTCTGGCGAAAAATTCAGCAAAGACTTAGAACCCTATATTGCCAATATTAGCCTACTCCAACCTTATGCAGCTTCGGTAAGTACCTCATTGGTGGTTATTCTGGTAACGTTTTTATCCATACTTGTTGGTGAACTCATTCCCAAAAAACTGGCCATGCTACGCTCCGAAAAAATTGCGTTGATGGCGGCCCCCCCCATGTGGTTTTTGTCAAAAATCACCATGCCTATTATTTGGTTGCTCAATGCCATGTCGGGTTTCTTTTTCCGTTTGTTCAAAATCAAAGACACCAAACTTTCTGTAGTAACGGAAGAAGAAATTAAAGCCTTGGTAAGTGAAAGCGCCGAAAGCGGAGAGATAGATGAAACGGAACAACAAATCATTGAACGGGTGTTTCACCTGGGCGACCGCAGCATCACTTCGCTGATGACGCACCGCAGCGATATTGTTTGGCTGCCACTCCACGGCACCATTGAAGATTTGCTGAAAAAATGCAGCCGTCACCCCACTCGGTGTATCCGTTGTGCGATGGCGGTATCGATGATATTGTGGGCATTTTACAATTGA